A stretch of Schistocerca americana isolate TAMUIC-IGC-003095 chromosome 3, iqSchAmer2.1, whole genome shotgun sequence DNA encodes these proteins:
- the LOC124605905 gene encoding uncharacterized protein LOC124605905, which yields MSRKHRKGTEDIEEGDIVTEEELKTIRRQSKSSAWVNDEMDSYTVVSEVIVHREMEQMETTFTSPTARSVSSIVSATKDRRRKKSSSHSLSPKSKASSSDVIEVPSPTVRTTSPSTSVFHSPEKLNSDTNIVPVHENTSKLGLVQEHSTIDPKNEAMSPKEQPSDLNETIRLASHIEKVKSKVKTKHKEHLLSKNRQQPHSKQGMLKKISKIGKVAVNGEAELKSLEKEAVREKWKNTLSKTKEIDYYDCKILHGLRPCVYEV from the exons ATGTCGCGCAAACATCGAAAGGGGACAGAAGATATTGAAGAAGGCGATATAGTGACCGAGGAAGAACTTAAAACTATTCGCCGGCAGTCGAAATCGTCAGCTTGG GTTAACGATGAAATGGATAGCTACACTGTGGTATCTGAAGTTATTGTACATAGAGAGATGGAGCAAATGGAAACAACATTTACATCTCCTACAGCACGAAGTGTTTCATCTATTGTGTCAGCTACTAAAgacagaagaaggaagaaaagCAGTAGCCATTCACTGTCACCGAAGTCAAAAGCCTCCAGTAGTGATGTGATAGAAGTCCCATCTCCTACAGTGAGAACAACCTCTCCGTCCACCTCCGTTTTTCATTCGCCAGAGAAACTGAACAGTGACACGAATATTGTCCCTGTGCAT gAAAATACATCAAAACTTGGTCTGgtacaagaacattccacaattGATCCAAAAAATGAAGCTATGTCTCCTAAAGAGCAACCCAGTGATTTAAATGAAACCATTAGATTGGCTTCTCATATAGAAAAAGTTAAAAGTAAAGTAAAGACGAAG CACAAAGAACATTTGTTATCCAAAAACAGACAACAGCCTCATTCTAAGCAAGGTATGCTGAAGAAGATAAGTAAAATTGGAAAG GTTGCCGTGAATGGAGAAGCAGAATTAAAATCATTGGAGAAGGAAGCAGTTAGAGAGAAATGGAAGAATACTTTATCAAAAACAAAAGAG